The Sesamum indicum cultivar Zhongzhi No. 13 linkage group LG1, S_indicum_v1.0, whole genome shotgun sequence genome includes a window with the following:
- the LOC110012583 gene encoding basic blue protein-like codes for MASRAFLITIIVVVAAAAPALATDYMVGDDAGWNLGVNFTTWAAGKDFRVGDTIMFMYTPGTHNVLKVNGADFKQCVSSNASAVPLTSGNDVIALSTPGKKWYICDVADHCSKGMKLVITVSEAEAPTPAPVPGSPSLTPPATSTAGGVSPLKSCVWMVTVMAACRMIMA; via the exons ATGGCCTCCAGAGCTTTCTTGATTACGATCATCGTCGTCGTTGCAGCAGCCGCTCCAGCTTTGGCCACGGATTACATGGTTGGAGACGACGCCGGCTGGAATTTAGGCGTTAATTTCACTACATGGGCCGCAGGGAAGGACTTCCGCGTAGGCGACACTATCA TGTTCATGTACACACCGGGAACTCACAACGTTTTGAAGGTGAACGGAGCTGATTTCAAGCAATGTGTTTCCTCAAATGCATCAGCAGTCCCTTTAACGTCAGGAAATGACGTGATTGCCCTTTCCACCCCAGGGAAGAAGTGGTACATTTGTGACGTTGCCGACCACTGCTCCAAGGGGATGAAGCTCGTCATCACCGTCTCCGAAGCTGAGGCCCCGACCCCCGCCCCCGTGCCCGGATCGCCCTCCCTAACGCCACCAGCGACGTCGACGGCCGGTGGAGTCTCTCCATTGAAATCTTGTGTGTGGATGGTGACGGTGATGGCTGCCTGTAGGATGATCATGGCTTAA
- the LOC105156650 gene encoding probable sugar phosphate/phosphate translocator At1g12500, translating to MVEVQSWTTRRGSNPRFEPNNDQVLDIPVTPTAEIRQQQYGSLISPNFLTAAIIASWYFSNIGVLLLNKYLLSFYGYRYPIFLTMLHMLSCAAYSLFAIKWLEIVPFQQIHSRRQFFKILALSIIFCFSVVCGNTSLRYLPVSFNQAIGATTPFFTAIFAFVITCKKESAEVYLALVPVVLGIVLASNSEPLFHLFGFLMCIGSTAGRALKSVVQGLLLTSEGEKLHSMNLLLYMAPMAAMILLPFTLYIEGNVLAVTLEKGRGDGFMVFLLIANATVAYLVNLTNFLVTKHTSALTLQVLGNAKAAVAAVVSVLIFRNPVTVMGMMGFAITIMGVVLYSEAKKRSKATAH from the coding sequence ATGGTGGAGGTACAGTCTTGGACGACAAGAAGGGGCAGCAACCCCCGTTTTGAGCCCAACAATGACCAAGTCTTGGACATTCCGGTGACCCCAACTGCTGAAATCCGTCAGCAGCAGTATGGTTCTTTGATCTCTCCCAACTTTCTGACCGCGGCCATTATAGCATCGTGGTATTTCTCAAACATTGGAGTGCTGCTGCTGAACAAGTATTTGCTCAGCTTTTATGGGTACAGATACCCCATTTTCTTGACAATGTTGCACATGCTGTCTTGTGCTGCTTATAGTTTGTTCGCAATAAAATGGCTCGAGATCGTGCCCTTCCAGCAAATACATAGCCGCAGGCAGTTTTTCAAGATTCTTGCTTTGAGTATCATATTCTGCTTCTCAGTTGTTTGTGGAAATACTTCTTTGAGGTACCTCCCCGTTTCGTTCAACCAGGCTATTGGGGCAACGACCCCCTTTTTCACTGCTATTTTTGCGTTTGTAATTACTTGTAAGAAGGAGTCTGCCGAGGTTTATTTAGCACTTGTGCCGGTGGTTTTGGGCATAGTTTTGGCTAGTAACAGCGAACCCCTGTTCCATCTGTTTGGGTTCTTGATGTGCATTGGCTCAACTGCTGGCAGAGCATTGAAATCTGTGGTTCAGGGGTTGTTATTAACTTCTGAAGGTGAGAAGTTGCACTCAATGAATCTTTTGTTGTACATGGCTCCAATGGCAGCCATGATATTGCTGCCTTTTACTTTGTATATCGAAGGAAACGTGTTGGCAGTCACCTTGGAGAAGGGCAGGGGAGATGGATTTATGGTGTTTCTATTGATTGCCAATGCCACGGTCGCGTACTTGGTTAATTTGACTAATTTTTTGGTCACAAAGCATACGAGTGCATTGACGTTGCAAGTGTTGGGGAACGCTAAGGCTGCAGTGGCTGCCGTTGTGTCGGTATTGATATTTAGGAACCCGGTGACGGTGATGGGGATGATGGGGTTCGCCATCACGATAATGGGAGTGGTTCTTTACAGCGAGGCCAAGAAGAGATCCAAAGCTACAGCTCATTGA